The Benincasa hispida cultivar B227 chromosome 11, ASM972705v1, whole genome shotgun sequence genome has a segment encoding these proteins:
- the LOC120089904 gene encoding uncharacterized protein LOC120089904 isoform X2, with protein sequence MAVKVLAKNPMFARDPRRLQFEADMNRLFLFTSYNRLGMNAAEADAEEIIDMATKASFADQQKQVQENIHSQVKSFCMHMDEILLPDTRKSNEPAESPEKSSDAVRKSGLSFAVGRTSPPTDMADIPTTRPLGRSELSQKLKDEIGYTLDIQPSQIPHKDAGQGLFIDGEADVGSVIAIYPGVIYSPAHYQYIPGYPRVDAQNPYLITRYDGTVINAQPWGLGADIREVWHGLTVPESNPIKQGDEKSDRLWRMLSKPLEAKRVGHGGDALERRNPLAFAHFANHPAKDMVPNVMLCPYDFPLTEKDMRVYIPNVSFANEEMNMKRLGSFWFKSGRSRINGSDTPILKTIVLVATRALCNEEVLLNYRLSNSKRRPSWYTPVDEEEDRRRWS encoded by the exons ATG GCTGTGAAGGTTCTTGCAAAAAATCCAATGTTTGCAAGGGATCCAAGGCGGCTACAGTTTGAAGCAGATATGAACCGCTTGTTCCTTTTCACCAG CTACAACCGTTTGGGAATGAATGCTGCTGAGGCTGATGCAGAGGAGATCATTGACATGGCCACTAAAGCTTCTTTTGCTGATCAACAAAAGCAAGTACAAGAGAACATCCACTCGCAGGTTAAAAGTTTTTGCATGCATATGGATGAAATTCTTCTTCCAGATACGAGGAAGAGCAATGAACCTGCAGAATCCCCTGAAAAATCCAGTGATGCTGTTCGAAAAAGTGGTCTTAGTTTTGCTGTTGGCAGAACTAGTCCACCTACTGATATGGCTG ATATCCCAACGACAAGGCCATTGGGACGTTCTGAACTTTCTCAGAAATTAAAGGATGAAATTGGCTACACTCTTGACATCCAGCCATCTCAAATCCCTCACAAGGATGCTGGACAAGGTCTTTTTATAGATGGTGAAGCTGATGTCGGATCTGTTATAGCGATATACCCAGGCGTTATATATTCCCCTGCTCATTATCAATACATTCCTGGATATCCAAGAGTTGATGCTCAGAACCCTTATCTGATCACGAGGTACGACGGAACTGTGATCAATGCCCAACCCTGGGGTTTAGGTGCTGATATCCGCGAGGTATGGCATGGCTTAACTGTACCCGAAAGTAACCCGATCAAACAAGGCGACGAGAAATCAGATCGTCTTTGGCGAATGCTGAGCAAACCTTTAGAAGCCAAACGAGTGGGGCATGGTGGTGATGCTCTAGAACGTAGAAACCCTCTAGCATTTGCTCATTTCGCCAACCACCCAGCTAAGGATATGGTTCCAAATGTCATGCTTTGCCCTTATGATTTCCCCTTGACTGAGAAGGACATGAGAGTTTATATTCCAAATGTATCATTTGCAAATGAAGAAATGAACATGAAGAGGCTCGGTAGCTTTTGGTTCAAGTCTGGACGTTCGAGAATCAACGGATCAGATACTCCCATTTTGAAGACAATTGTTCTGGTTGCAACTCGGGCACTCTGCAATGAAGAAGTGCTCTTAAATTACAGATTGAGCAACTCCAAGCGTCGGCCATCATGGTATACTCCTGTTGATGAAGAGGAAGATAGGAGGAGATGGAGTTGA
- the LOC120089904 gene encoding uncharacterized protein LOC120089904 isoform X4: protein MNAAEADAEEIIDMATKASFADQQKQVQENIHSQVKSFCMHMDEILLPDTRKSNEPAESPEKSSDAVRKSGLSFAVGRTSPPTDMADIPTTRPLGRSELSQKLKDEIGYTLDIQPSQIPHKDAGQGLFIDGEADVGSVIAIYPGVIYSPAHYQYIPGYPRVDAQNPYLITRYDGTVINAQPWGLGADIREVWHGLTVPESNPIKQGDEKSDRLWRMLSKPLEAKRVGHGGDALERRNPLAFAHFANHPAKDMVPNVMLCPYDFPLTEKDMRVYIPNVSFANEEMNMKRLGSFWFKSGRSRINGSDTPILKTIVLVATRALCNEEVLLNYRLSNSKRRPSWYTPVDEEEDRRRWS, encoded by the exons ATGAATGCTGCTGAGGCTGATGCAGAGGAGATCATTGACATGGCCACTAAAGCTTCTTTTGCTGATCAACAAAAGCAAGTACAAGAGAACATCCACTCGCAGGTTAAAAGTTTTTGCATGCATATGGATGAAATTCTTCTTCCAGATACGAGGAAGAGCAATGAACCTGCAGAATCCCCTGAAAAATCCAGTGATGCTGTTCGAAAAAGTGGTCTTAGTTTTGCTGTTGGCAGAACTAGTCCACCTACTGATATGGCTG ATATCCCAACGACAAGGCCATTGGGACGTTCTGAACTTTCTCAGAAATTAAAGGATGAAATTGGCTACACTCTTGACATCCAGCCATCTCAAATCCCTCACAAGGATGCTGGACAAGGTCTTTTTATAGATGGTGAAGCTGATGTCGGATCTGTTATAGCGATATACCCAGGCGTTATATATTCCCCTGCTCATTATCAATACATTCCTGGATATCCAAGAGTTGATGCTCAGAACCCTTATCTGATCACGAGGTACGACGGAACTGTGATCAATGCCCAACCCTGGGGTTTAGGTGCTGATATCCGCGAGGTATGGCATGGCTTAACTGTACCCGAAAGTAACCCGATCAAACAAGGCGACGAGAAATCAGATCGTCTTTGGCGAATGCTGAGCAAACCTTTAGAAGCCAAACGAGTGGGGCATGGTGGTGATGCTCTAGAACGTAGAAACCCTCTAGCATTTGCTCATTTCGCCAACCACCCAGCTAAGGATATGGTTCCAAATGTCATGCTTTGCCCTTATGATTTCCCCTTGACTGAGAAGGACATGAGAGTTTATATTCCAAATGTATCATTTGCAAATGAAGAAATGAACATGAAGAGGCTCGGTAGCTTTTGGTTCAAGTCTGGACGTTCGAGAATCAACGGATCAGATACTCCCATTTTGAAGACAATTGTTCTGGTTGCAACTCGGGCACTCTGCAATGAAGAAGTGCTCTTAAATTACAGATTGAGCAACTCCAAGCGTCGGCCATCATGGTATACTCCTGTTGATGAAGAGGAAGATAGGAGGAGATGGAGTTGA
- the LOC120092146 gene encoding porphobilinogen deaminase, chloroplastic, producing MGVLSSPSVSHSPMPRPRNVGSLSLLGFSSLSLKPPAFSNGAKKFHGFGLIRASVAVEQQTEKTKVALVRIGTRGSPLALAQAHETRDKLMASHPELAEDGAIQIVVIKTTGDKILSQPLADIGGKGLFTKEIDDALINGDIDIAVHSMKDVPTYLPEKTILPCNLPREDVRDAFISLSAGSLAELPAGSIIGTASLRRKSQLLNRYPSLKVLENFRGNVQTRLRKLNEGVVQATLLALAGLRRLNMTENVTSILSIDEMLPAVAQGAIGIACRTDDDKMANYLASLNHEETRLAVVCERAFLETLDGSCRTPIAGYASRDEDGNCIFKGLVASPDGTRVLETSRRGPYAIDDMIAMGKDAGKELLSRAGPGFFDS from the exons ATGGGTGTTTTATCTTCCCCTTCTGTAAGCCACTCTCCAATGCCTCGTCCTCGTAATGTTGGCTCCCTTTCTCTTCTTGGGTTCTCCTCACTTTCCCTTAAACCTCCTGCCTTCTCTAATGGCGCCAAGAAATTTCATGGGTTTGGCCTCATAAGAGCCTCTGTTGCCGTGGAGCAGCAGACAGAGAAGACCAAGGTCGCTCTCGTCAGAATTGGCACCAGAGGAAG CCCATTAGCACTTGCCCAGGCTCATGAGACGAGAGACAAACTCATGGCCTCCCATCCCGAGCTAGCCGAAGATGGGGCCATTCAGATTGTTGTAATCAAAACAACTGGTGACAAAATACTCTCTCAGCCACTTGCAGACATTGGTGGGAAAGGCTTATTTACTAAAGAGATTGATGATGCACTTATTAATGGTGACATCGACATTGCTGTTCACTCAATGAAAGATGTACCGACTTACTTACCTGAAAAGACCATCCTTCCATGTAATCTTCCAAGGGAGGATGTCCGCGATGCCTTCATTTCTCTAAGTGCAGGTTCACTCGCTGAGCTTCCAGCTGGAAGCATCATTGGGACAGCTTCACTGAGAAGAAAGTCTCAGCTACTGAATAGATATCCATCCCTCAAA GTGCTGGAGAATTTTCGTGGCAATGTCCAAACAAGGTTGAGAAAACTGAATGAAGGTGTGGTCCAAGCAACACTGTTGGCTCTAGCTGGACTTCGGCGTTTAAATATGACAGAAAACGTTACTTCGATCCTTTCAATTGATGAAATGCTTCCAGCTGTTGCTCAGGGAGCTATTGGGATTGCTTGTCGAACCGATGATGACAAAATG GCCAATTACTTAGCCTCATTAAACCATGAGGAAACAAGACTGGCTGTTGTTTGTGAGAGAGCTTTCCTTGAGACTCTTGATGGATCTTGCCGAACTCCAATCGCAGGATATGCTTCCAGAGATGAAGATGGCAATTGTATATTTAAAGGGTTGGTGGCTTCCCCAGATGGAACACGAG TTCTTGAAACTTCTAGACGAGGTCCATACGCTATTGACGATATGATTGCAATGGGGAAGGATGCTGGCAAGGAGCTTCTTTCTCGAGCAGGTCCCGGTTTCTTCGATAGCTAG
- the LOC120089904 gene encoding uncharacterized protein LOC120089904 isoform X1: MAFLFQKFQEAVKVLAKNPMFARDPRRLQFEADMNRLFLFTSYNRLGMNAAEADAEEIIDMATKASFADQQKQVQENIHSQVKSFCMHMDEILLPDTRKSNEPAESPEKSSDAVRKSGLSFAVGRTSPPTDMADIPTTRPLGRSELSQKLKDEIGYTLDIQPSQIPHKDAGQGLFIDGEADVGSVIAIYPGVIYSPAHYQYIPGYPRVDAQNPYLITRYDGTVINAQPWGLGADIREVWHGLTVPESNPIKQGDEKSDRLWRMLSKPLEAKRVGHGGDALERRNPLAFAHFANHPAKDMVPNVMLCPYDFPLTEKDMRVYIPNVSFANEEMNMKRLGSFWFKSGRSRINGSDTPILKTIVLVATRALCNEEVLLNYRLSNSKRRPSWYTPVDEEEDRRRWS; encoded by the exons ATGGCCTTTCTGTTTCAGAAATTTCAAGAG GCTGTGAAGGTTCTTGCAAAAAATCCAATGTTTGCAAGGGATCCAAGGCGGCTACAGTTTGAAGCAGATATGAACCGCTTGTTCCTTTTCACCAG CTACAACCGTTTGGGAATGAATGCTGCTGAGGCTGATGCAGAGGAGATCATTGACATGGCCACTAAAGCTTCTTTTGCTGATCAACAAAAGCAAGTACAAGAGAACATCCACTCGCAGGTTAAAAGTTTTTGCATGCATATGGATGAAATTCTTCTTCCAGATACGAGGAAGAGCAATGAACCTGCAGAATCCCCTGAAAAATCCAGTGATGCTGTTCGAAAAAGTGGTCTTAGTTTTGCTGTTGGCAGAACTAGTCCACCTACTGATATGGCTG ATATCCCAACGACAAGGCCATTGGGACGTTCTGAACTTTCTCAGAAATTAAAGGATGAAATTGGCTACACTCTTGACATCCAGCCATCTCAAATCCCTCACAAGGATGCTGGACAAGGTCTTTTTATAGATGGTGAAGCTGATGTCGGATCTGTTATAGCGATATACCCAGGCGTTATATATTCCCCTGCTCATTATCAATACATTCCTGGATATCCAAGAGTTGATGCTCAGAACCCTTATCTGATCACGAGGTACGACGGAACTGTGATCAATGCCCAACCCTGGGGTTTAGGTGCTGATATCCGCGAGGTATGGCATGGCTTAACTGTACCCGAAAGTAACCCGATCAAACAAGGCGACGAGAAATCAGATCGTCTTTGGCGAATGCTGAGCAAACCTTTAGAAGCCAAACGAGTGGGGCATGGTGGTGATGCTCTAGAACGTAGAAACCCTCTAGCATTTGCTCATTTCGCCAACCACCCAGCTAAGGATATGGTTCCAAATGTCATGCTTTGCCCTTATGATTTCCCCTTGACTGAGAAGGACATGAGAGTTTATATTCCAAATGTATCATTTGCAAATGAAGAAATGAACATGAAGAGGCTCGGTAGCTTTTGGTTCAAGTCTGGACGTTCGAGAATCAACGGATCAGATACTCCCATTTTGAAGACAATTGTTCTGGTTGCAACTCGGGCACTCTGCAATGAAGAAGTGCTCTTAAATTACAGATTGAGCAACTCCAAGCGTCGGCCATCATGGTATACTCCTGTTGATGAAGAGGAAGATAGGAGGAGATGGAGTTGA
- the LOC120089904 gene encoding uncharacterized protein LOC120089904 isoform X3: MMAELSECDLLKLILRYNRLGMNAAEADAEEIIDMATKASFADQQKQVQENIHSQVKSFCMHMDEILLPDTRKSNEPAESPEKSSDAVRKSGLSFAVGRTSPPTDMADIPTTRPLGRSELSQKLKDEIGYTLDIQPSQIPHKDAGQGLFIDGEADVGSVIAIYPGVIYSPAHYQYIPGYPRVDAQNPYLITRYDGTVINAQPWGLGADIREVWHGLTVPESNPIKQGDEKSDRLWRMLSKPLEAKRVGHGGDALERRNPLAFAHFANHPAKDMVPNVMLCPYDFPLTEKDMRVYIPNVSFANEEMNMKRLGSFWFKSGRSRINGSDTPILKTIVLVATRALCNEEVLLNYRLSNSKRRPSWYTPVDEEEDRRRWS; the protein is encoded by the exons atgatggcAGAACTTTCAGAATGTGACCTGCTCAAGCTTATACTTCG CTACAACCGTTTGGGAATGAATGCTGCTGAGGCTGATGCAGAGGAGATCATTGACATGGCCACTAAAGCTTCTTTTGCTGATCAACAAAAGCAAGTACAAGAGAACATCCACTCGCAGGTTAAAAGTTTTTGCATGCATATGGATGAAATTCTTCTTCCAGATACGAGGAAGAGCAATGAACCTGCAGAATCCCCTGAAAAATCCAGTGATGCTGTTCGAAAAAGTGGTCTTAGTTTTGCTGTTGGCAGAACTAGTCCACCTACTGATATGGCTG ATATCCCAACGACAAGGCCATTGGGACGTTCTGAACTTTCTCAGAAATTAAAGGATGAAATTGGCTACACTCTTGACATCCAGCCATCTCAAATCCCTCACAAGGATGCTGGACAAGGTCTTTTTATAGATGGTGAAGCTGATGTCGGATCTGTTATAGCGATATACCCAGGCGTTATATATTCCCCTGCTCATTATCAATACATTCCTGGATATCCAAGAGTTGATGCTCAGAACCCTTATCTGATCACGAGGTACGACGGAACTGTGATCAATGCCCAACCCTGGGGTTTAGGTGCTGATATCCGCGAGGTATGGCATGGCTTAACTGTACCCGAAAGTAACCCGATCAAACAAGGCGACGAGAAATCAGATCGTCTTTGGCGAATGCTGAGCAAACCTTTAGAAGCCAAACGAGTGGGGCATGGTGGTGATGCTCTAGAACGTAGAAACCCTCTAGCATTTGCTCATTTCGCCAACCACCCAGCTAAGGATATGGTTCCAAATGTCATGCTTTGCCCTTATGATTTCCCCTTGACTGAGAAGGACATGAGAGTTTATATTCCAAATGTATCATTTGCAAATGAAGAAATGAACATGAAGAGGCTCGGTAGCTTTTGGTTCAAGTCTGGACGTTCGAGAATCAACGGATCAGATACTCCCATTTTGAAGACAATTGTTCTGGTTGCAACTCGGGCACTCTGCAATGAAGAAGTGCTCTTAAATTACAGATTGAGCAACTCCAAGCGTCGGCCATCATGGTATACTCCTGTTGATGAAGAGGAAGATAGGAGGAGATGGAGTTGA